One genomic segment of Methanothermococcus okinawensis IH1 includes these proteins:
- a CDS encoding DUF2207 domain-containing protein, with protein sequence MREEKLLIIILVIIGIIGILGVGITLNLEGQDISLSSSPINVKSYNAELILDKNISLKETYNYQINENNRYRMLYRDWKKPLICKCDIPKVGIYSNNPFINNTDDDISSPHITVINLSASNNKLIGYVVNYRGILYANTKSSEDITKLQDLIFQYHVINEVGFYNPNRYSSGDYSTSYLFNIYPPIEYDNHTSHLNLKLADEHFPYKNVNIYIVDKNNDILNLFVHPVGFKVSKTYDGYIITGHSPKNGLIELEMLLKPNAITGYYKHVNNVKEKTLSANNFYFLINNILSIIKYLFALIIIIFPLIAYIIYNKYGVEKNYIVPEYLSYVPNKNRKPWIVNLIFNGKFGKFGKEGFYATLLYLHDKKYVKILPGESNKDINIKILNKDLSNLDYYEKKVMDFLIRYSTNNIFKPSTIEKMASDYKYHKDSTGAQRLWNEVNGIIYTPTYRNYVSEYISNTGNYIIWALLACSIIVALVFFGLSFSENYNILYPDIPNISHLSLVWVIQCIVLLIAPKPLFGRWKNDYYKEKLEWDAFKNFLSNIAMIKKYGIQDINMWKDWLIYGTALGVGKNVEKALKSLDIELPENVQEMVYYYPMMYYSFGSMYSSVNMAYTATTNPSGGTTGFGGGGFGAGGGFGGGGAGAR encoded by the coding sequence ATGAGGGAAGAAAAATTACTGATTATTATATTGGTTATAATAGGAATTATAGGCATATTAGGGGTAGGTATAACCTTAAATTTAGAAGGTCAAGATATATCCTTATCTTCAAGTCCAATAAATGTGAAATCCTACAATGCGGAGCTCATATTGGATAAAAATATATCGCTAAAAGAAACCTACAATTATCAAATAAACGAGAATAATAGGTATAGAATGCTTTACAGGGATTGGAAGAAGCCTTTGATATGCAAATGTGATATACCAAAAGTAGGTATATACTCCAATAATCCATTTATTAATAATACAGATGATGATATATCATCCCCACATATAACTGTGATTAACCTAAGTGCATCAAATAATAAGTTAATTGGTTATGTAGTAAATTATAGGGGGATATTGTATGCAAATACCAAATCCTCCGAAGATATTACTAAACTACAAGATTTAATATTTCAATATCATGTAATAAACGAGGTAGGATTTTATAACCCCAATAGATACAGTTCAGGAGATTATTCCACATCCTATTTATTTAATATATATCCCCCAATAGAATATGATAACCATACATCTCATTTAAACTTAAAACTTGCAGATGAACATTTCCCATATAAAAATGTGAATATATATATTGTAGATAAAAATAATGATATTCTAAATTTGTTTGTGCATCCAGTAGGTTTTAAGGTATCAAAAACTTATGATGGTTATATTATTACAGGACATAGCCCTAAAAATGGATTGATTGAATTGGAAATGCTTTTAAAACCAAATGCCATTACAGGATATTATAAACATGTAAATAATGTTAAGGAAAAGACCTTATCAGCCAATAACTTTTATTTTTTAATAAATAATATATTATCAATAATAAAATATTTATTTGCCTTAATAATTATAATATTTCCATTAATAGCCTATATTATATACAATAAATACGGTGTAGAGAAGAATTATATTGTTCCAGAGTATTTAAGCTATGTTCCAAATAAAAATAGAAAACCTTGGATTGTTAATTTAATATTTAATGGAAAATTTGGAAAATTTGGAAAGGAAGGATTTTATGCCACGCTATTATACCTTCACGACAAAAAATATGTTAAAATATTACCCGGGGAATCCAATAAAGATATTAATATAAAGATACTCAATAAGGATTTGTCCAATTTAGATTACTACGAAAAAAAGGTAATGGATTTCTTAATAAGATATTCAACAAATAATATATTTAAACCATCCACAATTGAGAAAATGGCCTCAGATTATAAATACCATAAAGACAGCACCGGAGCTCAGAGACTATGGAATGAAGTCAATGGTATTATATACACACCAACATATAGAAATTATGTCAGTGAATATATAAGCAATACTGGAAACTACATAATATGGGCTTTACTTGCCTGTTCTATAATTGTAGCACTTGTATTTTTTGGACTTTCTTTCTCAGAAAATTATAACATACTGTATCCAGATATTCCAAATATATCCCATTTATCATTAGTATGGGTTATACAATGTATTGTATTACTTATCGCCCCTAAACCTCTATTTGGTAGATGGAAAAATGATTATTATAAAGAAAAACTTGAATGGGACGCCTTTAAAAATTTCTTATCAAATATAGCCATGATAAAAAAATATGGTATTCAAGACATAAATATGTGGAAAGACTGGTTAATATATGGAACAGCCCTTGGTGTTGGGAAGAATGTTGAAAAGGCATTGAAATCATTGGATATTGAATTACCCGAAAATGTGCAGGAGATGGTATATTACTATCCTATGATGTATTATTCCTTTGGCTCCATGTATTCCTCAGTAAATATGGCATATACTGCCACTACAAACCCATCTGGTGGAACTACTGGCTTTGGTGGTGGTGGATTCGGTGCAGGTGGTGGATTTGGAGGGGGAGGTGCAGGAGCTCGATAA
- a CDS encoding 50S ribosomal protein L37e produces MSKGTPSQGKHNKGSNHIICRRCGRRAYHVKKKVCAACGFGASKKIRRYSWKSKKVNGTRVK; encoded by the coding sequence ATGAGCAAAGGAACGCCTTCCCAAGGTAAGCATAACAAAGGTTCAAATCATATAATATGCAGAAGATGTGGAAGAAGGGCATATCATGTTAAAAAGAAAGTATGTGCTGCATGTGGATTTGGAGCAAGCAAAAAAATTAGAAGATACTCATGGAAATCCAAAAAAGTAAATGGAACAAGAGTAAAATAA
- a CDS encoding LemA family protein: MTLMLILGVIIGISILILILIIVVYTIIVYNRFKTLKNGAEATLGQIKVALKKRLDMINQLVDSVKSYASFEKETLSKITELRSSVLGAHSASEIQDIEKQSRQLLGNVMVAVENYPDLKTSSSVKELMDAIKDIENEIARHRYTYNNIVQEYNTKIDVIPSNIVANMFNFKKMDYLEFEEGEHELNQRPKIEF, encoded by the coding sequence ATGACATTAATGCTAATTTTAGGCGTAATTATAGGCATATCAATTTTAATACTTATTTTAATTATTGTTGTATATACTATAATAGTATATAATCGATTTAAAACTCTCAAAAACGGGGCAGAAGCTACCCTTGGTCAGATTAAAGTAGCACTTAAAAAAAGATTGGATATGATAAATCAACTTGTTGATAGCGTTAAAAGTTATGCTTCATTTGAAAAAGAAACCCTATCAAAAATAACAGAACTCCGAAGTAGTGTATTAGGAGCTCACTCTGCATCAGAAATACAAGACATAGAAAAACAGTCAAGACAGCTTTTAGGAAATGTAATGGTAGCAGTTGAGAATTATCCAGATTTAAAGACTTCTTCCAGTGTAAAAGAGCTTATGGATGCCATTAAAGATATAGAAAATGAAATAGCACGACACAGATATACTTACAATAATATAGTGCAGGAATACAATACAAAAATTGATGTTATTCCATCAAATATTGTTGCAAATATGTTTAATTTTAAAAAGATGGATTATTTAGAATTTGAGGAAGGAGAACACGAATTAAATCAAAGACCTAAAATAGAGTTTTAA
- the leuC gene encoding isopropylmalate/citramalate isomerase large subunit: protein MGMTLSEKILAKASGNKTVSPGDIVMAKIETAMAHDITGPLTVNTLKNEGIDKVWDNEKIVILFDHQIPADSITAAENHILMRKFVKEQNIKNFYDIREGVCHQVLPEKGHVLPGTVLVGADSHTCTHGAFGAFATGIGSTDMAAVFATGELWFKVPETLYFNITGELKPYVMSKDVILHIIGEVGFDGATYKAAQYGGETVKNMTIASRMTMSNMAIEMGAKTGIIEPDEKTINYVKTAMEKHGTTRPFEPLKADEDAEYEEVFEIEVNDLEPVFACPHAVDNVKQAREVAGRPIDQVFIGSCTNGRLEDLRAAIKVIEEHGGIADDIRVVVTPASREVMLAAIEEGIIQKFYKYGCVVTNPSCSACMGALYGILGPGEVGVSTSNRNFRGREGSLDSEVYLASPITAAACAVKGELIDPRDL from the coding sequence ATGGGAATGACATTATCTGAAAAAATACTTGCAAAGGCATCAGGAAATAAAACCGTATCTCCTGGAGATATAGTAATGGCAAAGATAGAAACAGCAATGGCACATGACATTACAGGTCCATTAACTGTAAATACCTTAAAAAATGAAGGAATAGATAAAGTTTGGGATAATGAAAAGATAGTAATATTATTTGACCATCAAATACCTGCTGATAGTATTACAGCAGCAGAAAATCATATATTAATGAGAAAATTTGTAAAAGAACAGAATATAAAGAATTTTTACGACATAAGGGAAGGAGTATGCCATCAGGTATTGCCTGAAAAGGGGCATGTTCTTCCAGGCACTGTATTGGTTGGAGCAGACTCTCACACATGCACCCATGGAGCATTTGGAGCATTTGCAACAGGTATAGGAAGCACAGACATGGCAGCAGTATTTGCAACAGGAGAATTATGGTTTAAAGTTCCTGAAACGCTATATTTTAATATTACAGGAGAATTAAAACCTTATGTAATGTCAAAAGATGTAATCCTTCATATCATTGGAGAAGTTGGATTCGATGGTGCAACATACAAAGCAGCACAATATGGTGGAGAAACTGTTAAAAACATGACAATAGCTTCGAGAATGACAATGTCAAACATGGCTATTGAAATGGGAGCTAAAACTGGAATAATTGAGCCAGATGAAAAAACAATAAACTATGTAAAAACTGCCATGGAAAAACACGGAACAACAAGACCATTTGAACCACTCAAAGCAGATGAAGATGCAGAGTATGAAGAAGTATTCGAAATTGAAGTAAATGATTTGGAACCTGTATTTGCATGTCCGCATGCTGTTGATAATGTGAAACAGGCAAGAGAAGTAGCAGGGAGACCAATTGACCAGGTATTTATAGGTTCATGCACAAACGGAAGATTGGAAGATTTAAGAGCTGCAATAAAAGTTATAGAAGAGCATGGCGGCATAGCAGATGATATAAGGGTAGTAGTTACGCCTGCTTCAAGAGAGGTTATGCTCGCCGCAATAGAAGAGGGTATAATTCAAAAATTCTACAAGTATGGATGTGTTGTAACAAACCCCTCATGTTCCGCATGTATGGGAGCTCTGTATGGTATATTAGGACCAGGTGAAGTTGGAGTATCTACCTCAAATAGAAATTTCAGAGGAAGAGAAGGTTCATTAGACTCAGAAGTATATCTTGCATCACCCATTACAGCAGCAGCCTGTGCAGTTAAAGGAGAATTAATTGACCCAAGAGATTTATAA
- a CDS encoding RNA-guided endonuclease InsQ/TnpB family protein, whose protein sequence is MPSFQVEEEPKPLPKTNKVVGIDLGIDGYAIDSDGNKFENPKFIDKTLDKIKKVQKNLSKKVRGSSNYKKTKLKLIKVYDKLNNQKNDFLHKLSRYYINNYDKIVLENLNIKSMVKNRKGQKTLNRHILDGSWRKFINLLLYKAEGAGREVILINPAYTSKKCSNCGCVVDNLKLSDRVFFCPNCGWKIDRDYNASLNILKSGLGESAVPAEGRPLLRVIPYIKVISGLDSPMSQEAPSVREG, encoded by the coding sequence ATGCCTTCGTTCCAAGTGGAAGAAGAACCTAAACCACTACCTAAAACCAATAAGGTTGTAGGTATCGATTTAGGAATCGATGGTTATGCCATCGATTCAGATGGCAATAAGTTTGAAAATCCAAAGTTTATTGACAAAACTTTGGATAAAATAAAGAAAGTCCAGAAAAACCTATCTAAAAAAGTTAGGGGTTCGAGCAACTATAAAAAGACTAAATTAAAACTTATTAAGGTATATGATAAACTAAACAATCAGAAAAATGATTTTCTACATAAACTATCAAGATACTACATAAACAATTATGATAAAATAGTTTTAGAAAACTTAAACATTAAGTCCATGGTTAAAAATAGAAAGGGTCAGAAGACTCTAAACCGTCATATTCTTGACGGTTCTTGGCGTAAATTCATAAACTTACTTCTCTACAAGGCGGAGGGTGCTGGTAGAGAAGTAATATTAATAAATCCTGCATATACTTCTAAAAAGTGTTCCAACTGCGGTTGTGTAGTTGATAACTTAAAATTATCTGATAGGGTATTTTTTTGTCCCAACTGCGGTTGGAAGATTGACAGGGATTACAACGCATCCCTAAATATACTAAAATCAGGGCTGGGAGAGTCCGCTGTGCCTGCAGAGGGGAGACCCCTACTCAGAGTTATACCTTATATAAAGGTAATCTCTGGGTTAGACTCCCCTATGAGTCAGGAAGCCCCTTCCGTAAGGGAGGGGTAA
- the purF gene encoding amidophosphoribosyltransferase, translating into MCGIFGIYSFSNKDVARKIYYGLYALQHRGQEGAGIVVSDGTEFHSHKGLGLVPEVFNNENINLLKGYIGIGHVRYSTTGGSVIENCQPFIVNSSLGNLAIAHNGDIVNSHIIKKELEKQGHIFTSSTDSEVLAHLIVKELLKTKDIIQSISNVSKDLIGAYSLIILYNNTLIAVRDPKGFKPLCIGKDDDNYYISSESCGLDVVDAELVRDVNPGEIVTINKDGIESCYVSDNISPKNASTCMFEYVYFARPDSVIDGISVYNVRRNIGKILAKEEPCDADIVSPVPDSGITSAIGYSEELDIPYYEGLIKNRYVGRTFILPTQEERNLAVRLKLNPVKSILKDKKVVLIDDSIVRGTTSKRIVDMVRKAGAKEVHLRIGSPKIISPCFYGIDMPTKEELIASSKSVDEIREFINADSLGYLSIEGLIKAIGRKNLCLACVSGNYPTDISLKFKK; encoded by the coding sequence ATGTGTGGAATATTCGGAATATACTCTTTTTCAAATAAAGATGTTGCAAGAAAAATATATTATGGTCTTTATGCCTTACAGCACAGAGGTCAGGAAGGAGCAGGAATTGTGGTAAGCGATGGAACTGAATTTCATTCTCATAAAGGATTGGGGTTGGTTCCAGAAGTATTTAACAATGAAAATATCAACCTTCTTAAAGGATATATTGGAATAGGTCATGTTAGATATTCAACCACAGGAGGTTCCGTAATTGAAAACTGCCAGCCATTTATAGTAAATAGCTCACTTGGAAACTTGGCAATAGCTCATAATGGAGATATCGTCAATTCCCATATTATAAAAAAGGAGCTCGAAAAACAAGGACATATATTTACATCATCAACAGACTCTGAGGTTTTGGCACATCTCATTGTAAAGGAGCTCCTAAAAACAAAAGATATTATACAGTCTATATCAAATGTTTCAAAGGATTTAATTGGAGCTTATTCTTTAATAATATTATACAACAATACACTTATAGCTGTTAGAGACCCAAAAGGTTTTAAACCGTTGTGCATTGGAAAAGATGATGATAACTATTATATTTCATCGGAGAGCTGTGGTTTAGATGTTGTAGATGCCGAATTGGTGAGGGATGTTAATCCAGGAGAAATAGTAACAATCAATAAAGATGGTATTGAGAGCTGCTATGTTTCAGATAACATATCCCCGAAAAATGCCTCAACCTGTATGTTTGAATATGTTTATTTTGCAAGACCTGATTCAGTAATTGACGGTATCAGTGTATATAATGTAAGGCGAAATATTGGGAAGATACTTGCAAAAGAGGAGCCCTGTGATGCAGATATAGTGTCCCCTGTTCCAGATTCTGGAATAACCTCAGCAATAGGATACTCCGAAGAATTGGATATTCCATATTATGAGGGTTTAATAAAAAATAGGTATGTCGGACGAACATTTATACTACCTACCCAAGAAGAGAGGAATTTAGCAGTTAGATTAAAATTAAATCCAGTAAAATCCATATTAAAAGATAAAAAAGTAGTTTTAATTGATGATAGTATCGTTAGAGGAACAACTTCAAAAAGAATTGTAGATATGGTCAGAAAAGCAGGTGCAAAGGAAGTCCATTTAAGGATAGGCTCTCCAAAAATAATATCTCCCTGTTTTTATGGGATAGATATGCCTACGAAGGAAGAATTAATTGCAAGTTCAAAATCTGTTGATGAAATAAGGGAATTTATAAACGCTGATTCTTTGGGTTATTTGAGTATTGAAGGATTAATAAAAGCAATAGGCAGAAAAAATCTATGTCTTGCATGTGTGTCGGGTAATTATCCTACGGATATATCACTTAAATTTAAAAAATAA
- the ilvN gene encoding acetolactate synthase small subunit yields MKHTHIISVLVLNNPGVLQRIAGLFTRRWYNISSITVGATDSPNMSRMTIVVKGDDEVLEQVVKQLNKLIEVIKVSDLDDKKCVERELCLIKVYAPTESSKSQVIQYTNIFRGNIVDLSSESLTVEITGNIDKINAFIELVRPMGIKEMARTGLTALMRGPKILKSKKS; encoded by the coding sequence ATGAAACATACTCATATTATCTCAGTTTTAGTTTTAAATAACCCAGGGGTGCTTCAAAGGATTGCTGGGCTTTTCACGAGGAGATGGTATAATATTTCGAGCATCACAGTTGGTGCCACAGATTCTCCAAATATGTCTAGAATGACTATTGTAGTTAAAGGAGACGATGAAGTTCTTGAACAAGTTGTAAAACAGCTTAATAAACTTATAGAGGTTATTAAAGTAAGTGATTTAGATGATAAAAAATGTGTTGAGAGGGAGTTATGTCTTATTAAAGTCTATGCACCTACTGAAAGTAGTAAATCACAGGTAATACAATATACAAATATATTTAGAGGAAATATTGTAGATTTAAGTTCTGAATCATTGACCGTAGAAATTACGGGAAATATAGACAAAATCAATGCATTTATTGAGCTTGTTAGGCCAATGGGCATTAAAGAAATGGCAAGAACTGGATTAACTGCACTTATGAGAGGACCAAAAATATTAAAATCAAAAAAATCATAA
- a CDS encoding acetolactate synthase large subunit, with protein MKGAEAMIKALEAEKVNILFGYPGGALLPFYDALYDSDFIHILTRHEQAAAHAADGYARASGEVGVCVGTSGPGATNLVTGVATAYADSSPVVALTGQVPTKLIGNDAFQEIDALGLFMPIVKHNFQIHKTEEIPETFRAAFEIAKTGRPGPVHIDLPKDVQERELDLEKYPIPAKINLIGYKPTTIGHPRQIKKAANLISTANRPVIIAGGGVNIANATPELIKFAELTHIPVCTTLMGKGSFPEEHPLALGMVGMHGTKAANYCVSESDVLIAIGCRFSDRITGDIKSFAPYAKIIHIDIDPAEIGKNVKVEVPIVGDAKIVLKDLLIHILKIDIQPNEKWMEYVASLKKSSTPKMDYDDIPLKPQRIVKELMEVINDLNLNKNSIITTDVGQNQMWMAHYFKSCAPRSFLSSGGLGTMGFGFPAAIGAKIAKPDSKVICVSGDGGFMMNSQELGTIADYQIPIVLCLFDNRTLGMVYQWQNLYYGKRQCSVNFGETPDFVKLAESFGINALRISKPDEIKEALREAIISDEPYLLDFIIDPAEALSMVPPGGKLTNIIEPVREHPNEKIICFDEIKRRFLANNKEKPKTFNVKRHGASESETANI; from the coding sequence ATGAAAGGAGCAGAAGCAATGATAAAAGCACTTGAAGCAGAAAAAGTCAATATTCTCTTCGGGTATCCTGGTGGGGCACTATTGCCATTCTATGATGCGTTATATGATAGCGATTTCATACACATACTAACAAGACATGAACAGGCCGCAGCTCATGCAGCAGATGGCTATGCAAGAGCTAGTGGAGAAGTTGGAGTATGTGTAGGAACATCAGGACCTGGTGCAACCAATCTTGTAACAGGTGTAGCTACGGCATATGCAGATTCTTCCCCTGTTGTAGCCCTTACAGGACAAGTCCCTACAAAATTAATAGGAAATGATGCATTTCAAGAAATAGACGCACTTGGGCTTTTTATGCCAATAGTAAAACATAATTTTCAAATTCACAAAACTGAGGAAATTCCTGAAACATTTAGAGCAGCATTTGAAATAGCAAAAACAGGGAGACCAGGACCTGTTCATATCGATTTACCAAAAGATGTTCAAGAAAGGGAGTTGGATTTAGAAAAATATCCAATACCTGCCAAAATAAATTTAATAGGCTACAAACCTACCACAATAGGCCATCCAAGACAGATTAAAAAAGCTGCTAACTTAATATCCACAGCCAATAGACCTGTAATAATTGCAGGTGGTGGGGTAAATATTGCAAATGCTACACCTGAGCTCATAAAGTTTGCAGAGCTCACCCACATTCCAGTATGCACAACATTGATGGGAAAAGGTAGTTTTCCAGAGGAGCACCCATTAGCACTTGGAATGGTGGGAATGCATGGAACAAAAGCTGCAAACTACTGTGTATCTGAAAGTGATGTTTTAATAGCAATAGGATGTAGATTTTCAGATAGAATAACAGGAGATATAAAAAGCTTCGCACCATACGCAAAAATTATTCATATTGACATAGACCCTGCTGAAATTGGAAAAAATGTTAAAGTTGAAGTTCCCATCGTTGGAGATGCAAAAATCGTTTTAAAGGATTTGCTTATCCATATCCTAAAAATAGACATTCAACCAAATGAAAAATGGATGGAATATGTAGCATCTCTAAAAAAATCAAGTACCCCTAAAATGGATTACGATGATATACCACTTAAACCTCAAAGAATAGTAAAAGAATTGATGGAAGTTATAAACGATTTGAATCTTAATAAAAATTCAATAATAACCACAGATGTTGGGCAGAACCAAATGTGGATGGCACATTACTTTAAATCATGTGCTCCAAGGTCATTTTTATCATCTGGTGGTTTAGGAACAATGGGTTTTGGATTCCCTGCTGCAATTGGTGCCAAAATAGCTAAACCAGACTCTAAGGTAATATGCGTTAGTGGTGATGGAGGATTTATGATGAATTCACAGGAGCTCGGGACAATTGCGGATTATCAAATACCTATTGTTTTATGTTTGTTCGATAACAGAACCCTTGGAATGGTTTATCAATGGCAGAACCTATATTATGGAAAAAGACAGTGCAGTGTTAATTTCGGAGAAACACCAGACTTTGTAAAACTTGCAGAGAGTTTTGGAATAAATGCTCTTAGAATATCAAAACCTGATGAAATAAAAGAGGCTCTTAGGGAAGCCATAATTAGTGATGAGCCTTACTTACTTGATTTCATTATTGACCCTGCTGAGGCACTATCCATGGTTCCACCAGGTGGCAAATTAACAAATATCATAGAACCTGTAAGGGAGCATCCAAATGAAAAAATAATATGTTTCGATGAAATAAAAAGAAGATTTTTGGCTAACAATAAGGAAAAACCCAAAACTTTTAATGTAAAGAGGCATGGAGCATCAGAATCTGAAACAGCCAATATTTAA
- a CDS encoding LSM domain-containing protein — MIDTQRPLDALGKSINTNVVVHLKDGNIVKGKLKAYDLHLNVALESAKFENDEKEYQVIVIRGDNILFISL, encoded by the coding sequence ATGATAGATACTCAAAGACCATTAGATGCATTAGGTAAATCAATAAATACAAATGTAGTAGTTCATTTAAAAGACGGTAACATAGTAAAAGGTAAATTGAAAGCTTACGATTTACATTTAAATGTGGCACTTGAAAGTGCAAAATTTGAAAATGATGAAAAAGAATATCAAGTTATTGTTATAAGAGGAGACAATATTCTGTTTATATCCTTATAA
- a CDS encoding TIGR00341 family protein, giving the protein MKYIKIIVPKKLLNEVEDILKEHNAYSISIIEPLKTSIKDGVIITCNAKTNDAEKIVIKLRKMGIGEKGYGSINIMPANITFSCRDEGLASSKLSPLELYYKATSMVKLSKDVIIKIVLASVMGVIGLIEHNIPTLIGAMIIAPLVDTVMASAIGNVIREKKLVYKGMKKEIICTLIVIACAFLLGILFDIPKPIITTYLHENTLLLSAIIAIIAGVSGGMSIASGKDYEIIGVTIDVSILIPALLVGLALSTQDIALIYTTFVFLIINIILLDIGGYVGLKYKLWNHR; this is encoded by the coding sequence ATAAAGTATATTAAAATAATAGTGCCTAAAAAACTATTAAATGAAGTGGAGGATATTTTAAAAGAACATAATGCATATTCTATATCTATAATTGAACCTTTAAAAACTTCAATAAAAGATGGAGTAATAATTACCTGCAATGCTAAGACAAATGATGCCGAAAAGATAGTTATAAAACTGAGGAAAATGGGCATCGGCGAAAAAGGTTATGGTTCAATAAATATTATGCCTGCAAATATCACATTTTCATGCAGGGATGAAGGTTTAGCATCATCAAAACTTTCACCATTAGAGCTCTACTACAAAGCCACATCAATGGTGAAATTATCAAAGGACGTTATAATAAAAATCGTATTGGCAAGTGTCATGGGAGTTATTGGCTTAATTGAACATAATATACCCACATTAATCGGTGCCATGATTATAGCTCCCTTGGTGGATACTGTAATGGCCAGTGCCATTGGGAATGTGATTAGAGAAAAAAAATTAGTATATAAAGGTATGAAAAAAGAAATAATATGCACCTTAATAGTTATAGCCTGTGCATTTTTATTGGGTATTTTATTTGATATACCAAAACCTATAATTACAACATACCTTCATGAAAACACCTTATTGTTAAGTGCAATTATAGCAATTATTGCAGGAGTGTCGGGGGGTATGAGTATAGCATCTGGAAAAGATTATGAAATAATAGGAGTTACGATAGATGTATCCATATTAATACCTGCATTGTTAGTGGGTTTGGCATTATCTACACAAGATATCGCGTTAATATACACCACATTTGTGTTTCTCATAATAAATATCATTCTATTGGATATTGGCGGATATGTTGGATTAAAATATAAATTATGGAATCATAGATGA
- a CDS encoding RNA-guided endonuclease InsQ/TnpB family protein gives MMRTYKFRIYPSRKIRETIEEHLNICRYIYNYLLEQKTKNPKLNKKDTQKLITEHKKEYPELKKVHSKVLQMVNNKLWGNLKALGKLKQNGYKVGKLRFKSSKNHYKTLEYNQSGFKLDCKTKRLKLSKIGEIPIELHQKFKGRN, from the coding sequence ATGATGAGGACTTATAAGTTCAGGATTTATCCATCCAGGAAAATCAGGGAAACAATAGAAGAGCATCTAAACATTTGTAGATACATCTATAATTACCTTTTAGAACAAAAAACTAAAAACCCAAAACTAAACAAAAAGGATACTCAAAAACTAATCACAGAGCATAAAAAGGAATATCCTGAACTTAAAAAAGTCCATTCCAAAGTTCTCCAAATGGTGAATAATAAGCTTTGGGGCAATCTCAAAGCATTAGGAAAACTAAAACAGAACGGATATAAAGTAGGTAAGTTAAGATTCAAATCATCCAAAAACCATTACAAAACATTAGAATACAATCAATCAGGTTTTAAACTTGATTGTAAAACCAAAAGACTCAAACTGTCTAAAATAGGAGAAATTCCTATAGAACTACATCAAAAATTCAAAGGGAGAAATTAA